In Halogranum gelatinilyticum, the DNA window CAGTCGCTCGGTCCACTCGTCGTGTTCCCGCGCCGTCGCGAGCGACGTCGGCGGCGACGGTGCTTCGGGATGCTCGCCCAGCGACAGCGACCACCAGCCGACGTCGTGCCACGCGCCGCTCTTGTATCCCATCTTCTCGAAGCGGGCGTCGTGCTCGAAGCCGAACGCCTCGTGGAGGGCGACGCTCCCCGGATTCGGGAGGGTGACGACGGCGTAGACGTTGAGATAGCCCTGTAGGTCGAGCAGTGCAAACAGCGACTCGTAGAGACCGCGAGCGACGCCGTTTCGGTGCGCCGACTCGGCGACGTAGACCGAACTCTCGACGGACCACTGGTAGGCCTCGCGCGTCCGGACCGCCCCGGCGTAGGCGTAGCCGACGACTCTGCCCTCGTGCTCACAGACCAGCCACGGGTAGTCGACGAGTTTCTTTTCGATACGCTCGCGAATCTCCTCGGCCGTCGGCGGCTCCAACTCGAAGGTGATGGCCGTCTCCTCGACGTAGGGGCGGTAGATCTCGGCGATTGCCTCGGCGTCGTCGCGCGTGGCGAGGCGGATTTCCGCCTCGCTCACGGGGTTCCTCCTGCCGACGGCGAGACGTCGGTGTCTGACACGGATACGAACATACCGGATGGTCGCCGGAACCGGACATAAGCCCACCCGTCTCGGTCGGAACGGCGTTCGTCGCTCGCCGCCCTACGCTTCGCGGTACTCGCGGACGCGTTGGATGTTCCACGCGAAGCCCTTGCCGTCCTCGGTCGGAGTCTCCAGCGCCATCGGAACGTCAGCGAGGTCGGGATGGTTGATGAACGCGCGCATCCCCTCCTCGCCGATGAGGCCCTCACCGATGAGAGCGTGTTCGTCCTTGTTCGTGCCACACTCGTGTTTGGAGTCGTTGAGGTGGATGTACTTGAGATGCTCCAGCCCGACGATGTCGTCGAGTTCCGCGACCGTCTCGTGGACGCCCTCCTCGGTCGAGAGATCGTAGCCCGCAGCGAAGGCGTGGGCCGTGTCGAGACAGACGTCGAGGTCCTGTTCGGACTCCTCGAGGACGGTCGCGAGATGCTCGAAGTCGCCGCCGAGTTTGGTTCCGCTCCCGGCGTCGCTCTCGATGAGCACCGTCACGCCGTCCGGGATGTCGAGTTCGTCGAGCGCGCTGGCCGCGTTCTCCAGGCCGCCTTCGACGCCCGCGCCGGTGTGGGCACCGAGATGGACGTTGACGTAGGGGACGCCCAGCGTGGCCGCGGCGTCGACCTCCGTCTGCATCGAGTTGATGGACTTCTCGCGCAGGCCGTCCTTGGGCGTACAGAGGTTGACGAGATAGGAGGCGTGGATGACCCACGGCCCCGCCAGTTTCTCTTCGGTCTCGCGGCGGAACGTCTCGGCCTCGTCGTCTTCGATATCCGGCTCCTGCCAGACGCGCGGAGAGGTGGTGAAGATCTGGCCGCAGTTGCCGCCGAAGGCGACCTGTCGGGAGACGGCGTTGGCGATGTTGCCGTGCGGCGGCGTCTCCTCGTCGCTGTCGACCTTCGAACTGGAGATGGATACGTGGGCTCCGACTTGCATGGCCGAGGGGAGGGGGTGGCCGCTAAAAGGGACTTCGGAGTCGGCGGCGCGAGCGGGCGACCTGTCCGTAATACACATTGTCCTCGCGCCCAGAGTCCGAACCCATGGGTAGCTCATCCGGGCTTGCGGTCGGCGAGCAAGCACCAGATTTCACGGCACCGCTAGTCAGTGCGGAGCGCGGGACGGAAGACGTCTCGTTCTCCTCGCTTCTCGACGACAAACCGGTGTTGCTGTCGTTTTACACGGCCGATTTCAGTCCCGACTGCATCGACGAGTGGTGTGCCTTCCGCGACTTCGATTGGTTCTCGACCGGCGAGGACGTCCGCGTCGTCGGCATCAGCAAGTCGGGCGTCAGACTCCACAAACGGTTCATCGACCATCTGGGTCTGAACTTCCCGCTCTACTCGGACCCCGACCTCGACGTCGCGTCGGCGTTCGACGTCGCCTACCGCGCCTTCGGCATCTCCCGGCGCGCCCGCCGGTCGTGTTTCCTCGTCGACGAGGACCGCACCGTCCGGTACCGGTGGATCAGCGACCACTGGCTTGACCCCACGCGCG includes these proteins:
- a CDS encoding deoxyribonuclease IV translates to MQVGAHVSISSSKVDSDEETPPHGNIANAVSRQVAFGGNCGQIFTTSPRVWQEPDIEDDEAETFRRETEEKLAGPWVIHASYLVNLCTPKDGLREKSINSMQTEVDAAATLGVPYVNVHLGAHTGAGVEGGLENAASALDELDIPDGVTVLIESDAGSGTKLGGDFEHLATVLEESEQDLDVCLDTAHAFAAGYDLSTEEGVHETVAELDDIVGLEHLKYIHLNDSKHECGTNKDEHALIGEGLIGEEGMRAFINHPDLADVPMALETPTEDGKGFAWNIQRVREYREA
- a CDS encoding redoxin domain-containing protein codes for the protein MGSSSGLAVGEQAPDFTAPLVSAERGTEDVSFSSLLDDKPVLLSFYTADFSPDCIDEWCAFRDFDWFSTGEDVRVVGISKSGVRLHKRFIDHLGLNFPLYSDPDLDVASAFDVAYRAFGISRRARRSCFLVDEDRTVRYRWISDHWLDPTRDTPPVSEIHDAIQQELGSENRSFGF
- a CDS encoding arsinothricin resistance N-acetyltransferase ArsN1 family B — its product is MSEAEIRLATRDDAEAIAEIYRPYVEETAITFELEPPTAEEIRERIEKKLVDYPWLVCEHEGRVVGYAYAGAVRTREAYQWSVESSVYVAESAHRNGVARGLYESLFALLDLQGYLNVYAVVTLPNPGSVALHEAFGFEHDARFEKMGYKSGAWHDVGWWSLSLGEHPEAPSPPTSLATAREHDEWTERLHRGEDSVRL